One segment of Trypanosoma brucei brucei TREU927 chromosome 8, complete sequence DNA contains the following:
- a CDS encoding chaperone protein DNAJ, putative gives MFTYSTFLRSVSVGQACRLMGFAAPPIERRVLRRRYVELVKKHHPDNNGPESSAEVMANITAAYKTLQCLAGKQKEAMKGNNVDRSDTPSTGGGGREEMEAVAASFVVPGTPLSMANWDLPWQRGKTTTQKRKQEKDEQQLREGSTSLFEYVALARALEKRRGAQAERIAAALRSSEGSHGFGSGYFEQLHLQQRRDSPWVVKRKPLFILVCAYYRLRLVSAWWRWLAGLRYVVMGR, from the coding sequence ATGTTCACTTACTCTACGTTTTTACGGAGTGTTAGCGTAGGCCAAGCATGTAGACTTATGGGTTTCGCCGCTCCACCAATTGAACGGCGGGTGCTTAGAAGGCGTTACGTGGAACTCGTGAAGAAACACCATCCGGATAACAATGGTCCGGAGTCATCTGCAGAGGTAATGGCGAACATAACCGCCGCATACAAAACCCTCCAATGCCTTgctggaaaacaaaaggaggcaATGAAGGGCAATAATGTTGACCGAAGTGACACCCCTTCAACTGGAGGCGGTGGCagggaggaaatggaggCGGTAGCTGCTTCGTTTGTTGTACCTGGCACTCCACTCAGCATGGCAAATTGGGATCTGCCGTGGCAACGCGGTaagacaacaacacaaaaacggaagcaagaaaaagatgaGCAGCAACTGCGTGAGGGGTCGACTTCTCTGTTTGAGTACGTGGCGTTAGCTCGAGCCCTGGAGAAACGGCGGGGAGCCCAGGCGGAGCGCATCGCAGCGGCGTTAAGATCATCGGAGGGCTCACACGGCTTTGGATCGGGGTATTTTGAGCAGTTGCACCTTCAGCAGCGGCGCGATTCCCCGTGGGTGGTCAAGAGGAAaccccttttcattttagTGTGTGCTTATTATCGACTTCGTTTAGTTTCTgcgtggtggcggtggcttGCGGGGCTGCGCTACGTTGTGATGGGCCGATGA